The following is a genomic window from Saprospiraceae bacterium.
TTTTGGTATCAGAAGCATCCACAACCCGCCACTCTACCCGTTCACCATCAAACTCCGAATTCAAAAGGTTTGCAGCTTTTTTGCCTTTTTCTATATGGCGACCTGCAAGCACAACATCGACGGAAGTCTCCTGAAGCAACAATCGGGCTATAGGAAATCCGGCTCCACCGTATCCGCCGATGATTAAGATTTTGGTGTTTTTCATGGATGGGTCTTTTTAAAAATAAAATTTAGTCCATACTCTATTACAAATGTAATGGCTCAACATTTTGTTTTGCTTCAGATATGATTTCTGTCATATCTTCCAATGATTTCTGTCATGTAATTTTTTTTGGTTATCGCATATATTTGTATATCGACTTATGTACTACAATAGTGGCAGAGTGACTCTAGATGCGCCGCTTAAGTTTTTTCATATTATCCTTTTTTGCAGTACTCACAGGATATCTGATATATCTGGGATGGAGGGATGTAGTACCATCTTGGGGTATGGTCCATCACAATCAACAATTATGGCACTTTCTCCGGCAGGGTCTAGGTGGTAATATCCATCTGCCCGAATGGATAGTGTATTCCTTACCGCAGGGGCTTTGGGCTTTTGGATTTTCTTTGTGTTTGGGTGGGATTTGGTATGATGGGTCAAAGAAAACAGGTTACCAGTGGTTGATTGCCTGTCTTGTTATTGTGGTCTTGTGGGAGGTATTTCAGAAAGAGGGATGGATCAATGGCACATTCTGTTGGGTAGATGTAGTTGTCAGCATTTGTGGTGTTGGTTCGAGTGTTTTATTGTTCACATTTAAAAAAGTAGAATCATGAAAAAGCATTTATTTAAGATCGTTTTCTCATTTTTGGCAGTAATAATTTTTTTACTTATAGGGGTTGGATATATAGGGTTATGGTCTGAAAATGAAAGTAAAACTGAATCTCTTGGAAATGGAATTTATAAAGAAACTAGCATTTTCAAGGGCTCTAACGTTCATAGTGCTGAGTCTGAAGTAACAGATGTATATATCGGACCAAAAGATGAGTTGGGAAAATGGAATGGTCAAGTAACTCATGAAAGAATAGTAGATTATAAAAGTTTAGGTATAGAAAAATTTACATATGTAAATGGACGGTTGCATGGCAAATGTTGGGAACGACGTCAGGATTATAACAATCCTCAGCATATTTATTTAGAATTGGTATGTTACAATATGGATAAGGTTGTGCCATGTAATGGAAATCTTGCTTCTAATATTTCTGATTTAAGATCATCTTTATCTGCAGTCGAGATTCTTGAACTAAAATATCCTTTGTTTTTATTTGAAAATTTACCAGAAAATCAAAATATCAGAGATTCAGTAAAATTATTTATGACTGCCATTGAAAAGAAACTTAATACCTACACGCTCAATAACGACAATTTTGATACTTATTTTAATGAGGTGGACGGGTCAATTGATTCCTTTAGCGGTTATTCCAACTGGTATCAATTTTCAGGAAGGTTTGCTTCCGGTGAAAACGAAGCAAAAGACTTCGAATTCCGCAGGGCAGTGATAGAGCGATATACAAAAACAAAATTACCTGTGGCTGACATCATACAAGTCAGATACCCTTATTTTAAGGACCAGTTAGAAAAGGAATTTGGGGCTACTTCTGCTGCATTTAAAACATTCTGCACCGAATTTGACACCAAAATGGACAAAAAGATCAATATACCGGTTGGTGATCCGTTTTTTATTGATAGTCTGGATTCCTGGATGGGTCAAATTTTTTCGGATTATATGAATGATGACAATAATCTTATTTATGCAAAGCTTAAAATTCTATTTTCACAGTCTATTAAATCAGCTACATCACGCAATGGGTATGACCTATCTCCTCAAAGCCTGGTTTCTGAATATTTGGAAAGCAGTCTTACTGATACCCTTCCGGTTCATGAAGCCATATTAACTCTACTTTTTACAAAAGTACTTGAAGCTGATGCAGTCAAACGCTCCATCAAAGAAGCCTGTCTTACCGCTCAAAAAGTTCCTATTTTGCCTGAAATTGTGACCAATATTCTGAGCGAAAATATGGAAGGTGTCAAGGTACGAGGACTTATAGTTTTTGATGGGAATGATCCCATCACTAAATCAGGTATAGTGTGGGATACGGTCTTTAATCCTGAACTGACCCCCAACAATATCATCAATACGAGCAATAAATATGATTTTACGGCAGTCATCAAGGGACTGGTAAAAGGTAAAACATATTTTGTAAGATCCTATGCGGTCAATAAAGCCGGTATAGCTTATGGCAATACCATGGAATTTAAACCAGGATCAGTCAGTAGCAACAAGGACTTAATAAATGAAGGGGTAGACTGGAAGATATACCCCAATCCTGCAGATGATCAGATTTCTATTACCCTGAAAGAAACCATTCCTGTGGTAGATGTATCCGTTTACTCCATGAGTGGACACAAAATATTCATAAAAAGATATAACCAGATAGAAGAAATCAATATAGTTTCAAAAGACTGGCCTTCAGGTACATATAATATTGTACTGAATGGCTCAAATTTCAGAAAAACGAAGAAAGTGGTAATACAGAGGTAAGATTTAAGATTTTAACTTGTGAATAATC
Proteins encoded in this region:
- a CDS encoding T9SS type A sorting domain-containing protein, coding for MKKHLFKIVFSFLAVIIFLLIGVGYIGLWSENESKTESLGNGIYKETSIFKGSNVHSAESEVTDVYIGPKDELGKWNGQVTHERIVDYKSLGIEKFTYVNGRLHGKCWERRQDYNNPQHIYLELVCYNMDKVVPCNGNLASNISDLRSSLSAVEILELKYPLFLFENLPENQNIRDSVKLFMTAIEKKLNTYTLNNDNFDTYFNEVDGSIDSFSGYSNWYQFSGRFASGENEAKDFEFRRAVIERYTKTKLPVADIIQVRYPYFKDQLEKEFGATSAAFKTFCTEFDTKMDKKINIPVGDPFFIDSLDSWMGQIFSDYMNDDNNLIYAKLKILFSQSIKSATSRNGYDLSPQSLVSEYLESSLTDTLPVHEAILTLLFTKVLEADAVKRSIKEACLTAQKVPILPEIVTNILSENMEGVKVRGLIVFDGNDPITKSGIVWDTVFNPELTPNNIINTSNKYDFTAVIKGLVKGKTYFVRSYAVNKAGIAYGNTMEFKPGSVSSNKDLINEGVDWKIYPNPADDQISITLKETIPVVDVSVYSMSGHKIFIKRYNQIEEINIVSKDWPSGTYNIVLNGSNFRKTKKVVIQR